The Synergistaceae bacterium sequence CCCCCTCTGCCACTTGGGGAGGATGAGCAGCTCCCTGTCCGGAAGGGACCCGACCTCCGGAATCATCTCGTAGGCGGCGTGATAGGTGCTCTTGTTGACCGACGCTCCGTCCAGCACGACTATGATCTGGATGTGCCCCTGGTAGAGCTGGTGCGCCACGCTGCGTATGGTGAGCTGAATGTCCCTTCCCTCGGAGTAGCAGGTGACGATGCAGGAGACGCGGGGGAAGTGGTTGGGCCTGTAGGGCGTCTCCTCCCTCCTGCGCATTATATATCTCAGGATCCCCGAGAAGACCAGGATATAGTACGGCAGCTCGAAGAAGACTATCATAGGGACGAACTTGAATACCACCACCCAGACCTCGGAGATCAGCGGGTCCTCCAGGAAGGCCCTCAGGCCGTTGACGAACAGCAGCAGCCAGTCGCTCAAGAGGGCGACTCTCCCCTCAGCCGGGCGACCAGCAGCCTCGCCCCTTCGTCCCTGTTGAACTCCTCCGGTATGCCGGTAAGCTTCAGGTCAAGCTCCATTCTCGACCCATCCGGCTGCACCGTCAGGTCGGCGAGGGCCTTTATCCTCTCCGCCAGCACATGTCCGCCGTCGAGCGGCGTCTTCGGCAGCAACAGCAGCAGGTCCCCCTGCTCCGTGCGGGTGCTGACGTCGGTGGTTCGGATCATGTCGCGCAAGCGCTTGGTGACCGTCCCGAGCACCTCCATCCCCGTCCTTCCTCCCTTCTGCCGCATGAAGCTCTCGAAGTTCGGGAAGGAGATCATCACGACGCAGAAGGGCTCCACCGGCGGTCGAGAGGCCAGCCTCAGCATCCAGTCCAATATGTGCATGAAGGGCTGCGGTTTCATGTAGTTCAGAGTGTCCAGAAGCGCGTAGACATCCTCTATCGCGCCGGTCCGCGCCGCCAGCACCCCCTTGTCGGACAGAGAGTACATCCGGAAGTTCCTCGGGACCAGCTCGTCCGTCATGCTCCAGTTGCCGCAGAGCAGGCAGCGCGCCGACACGTCCGGCTCCGCGAAGGACTTGGAGCAGTCGTTGCACGTGTAGTTCTCCATCGGTCGGTCGTAGTCGGACCCGATATGCCTCAGCCGGGCGCCGCAGAAGGGGCACTGGAGCTCCCCTCCCTTGAAGAACATGTCCTGGGGCCCGACCCTCCCGCAGGTGAAGCAGTGGATGAAAGGCTCCTGGATTATATCCATGCTTCGGCAGAAGGGGCAGATGTCGACATAGTTGAGGTGCCCCCCGTCGCACCTCGGGCAGAAGCGCACCCTCTCTATAAGGTCCCCCTCCCGCAGGAGACCCCGTTCGAGCAGCCCGTCTATCCACCCTTCGGACTCGAGCAACCCCCCGGACAGGGCGTCCGGCAGGGGCCATGAGTAGACGTCGGGCGTGAGAGGGGATATCACCGGCAGCAGCCTTTTCCACGGGCGAGAGTGAAGATAGCCGAGCATACGCAGATCGAGGCTGCTCGCCATCGCCGCGAGGTCTATATCCCTCAGACTACTGTGAATGTCCTCCGACAGCTCCTCCATGCGGGCGACCGACAGGCCCGAGCCGTCGGAGGCCTCGTTCGCCGCGCTGTCCGCTGGCTCCTCCAGGAAGACCGGCAGCAGAGCCGCCCGGGCCGAGGCGCGAAGGCTCCGCAGAAGAAATCCGCTCTCGCTTCCCGAGAGCAGGATCACGTCCGGAAGGGGATCCGTTTCCTCCGGCAGGTGAAGCGGCAGGGTTGCCCGCAGAACCTTGAATTTTCCGCTCCAGCCCTCCGGGGCGGCGGTTGGCAACATGTTCATCCCCTCATTTCAGTTCGTCATGGAGAAGGAGGCAAGGCTCTTCTCCAGCGAGAACGGGAAGCGCACCGTCAACGGGAAGCCCTCCACGCGGAACAGTTCCTCCAAGTGAGCGACCGGCTCGATCGTCACCAGGAGGGTGCGCCTTCCTCCCGCCAGGACCCCGGCCAGCTCCTGGGGCACCCGAACGGCCAGCTCCGGCCTGGTTCGGACGACCCCGGGCACGCTTGTCCCGTCCGGGAAGCGTATCGTCACGTCGCTGTCCGGCAGAGCGTACGCCAGGTAGCGGGGGTCGAGGTACGCCTTCACCATGATCCTCTCGGCCCTCGCGATCACAAGGAGTGGCGTGCCATTTGCGACCGACTCCCCCTCCGCCGCGAACACCTCCAGCACCCGCCCGTCGCCCGGGCTTCGGATCGACAGGGCGTCGCGCCTCTCATCGAGCAGCAGCAGCTCCGCTTTGATCTGAGCCACCCTGTCCGCTGGTTTTTGCACGTCCTTTTTCTCCGGCGGGACGGGCCTCAACGCCGCGGCCGCTCCCCTGCTCTCGGCCAGCAGCGTCTGCGCCTGACGCACCCTGTCCTCCGCCAGGTCGAGCTCCGCCCTGGTGGCAGCACCTGCCTTGAACAACGACAGCACAGTATCCCTGAACCCCTCGTGGTAGCGAAGGGTCTCCCTGTTGAGGCGAACCCTCCCCAGCGCAGAGAGATAAAGAGGGTCGGCATCCTCGACCAGCGCGGGTTTCGTCTCTGTGCCACCCTCCGCCAGGCGCAGCTCCGCCATCAAGGCCTCCTCCCTCTGATCTATCTGGGGGGTCGTAACCTTGAAAAGCAGCTCTCCCTCGCTCACAAGGTCGCCGGGCATTTTCACGGCGCTCCTCACAGTCGCGGGATAGGGGGCGTTGATGTTGTACTTATCCATGTACACGACGCCCGGGGCGGAGATCAGGAACAGCGACAGGGAGACCTTCCACAGCAGAAAGAGCAGGGGAGTGGAGATGACGAGCACCAGCCCGTACCACCTCCACTTCGACACAGTCCTCCTGCCGGGCCCGTAGGGGACCTCCACCCCTCCGTCAACGGTCGGCTGAGACTTCTTGGCGGATGAAAAGCTGACCTTCATTTTCCCATCTCCCGGTAGTCGTCCCAAGCCTGAACCACGATCCCCGCCGGGACGAAGGCGTCCAAGCGCCGTTCAAGATCCGCCAGCATGTTCAGGAACCTCGTCCTGCCCCCGGAGAAAAAGCTCTCCGACGGCGGCAGGACTCTCTCGACGGATACTGCCAGCGACAGGTTCAGCCCCGGCCACGTGCGGCCTATCGCGCCGAGCCTGTCCGCCACCACCTGGGTGTTAGTCGAGTAGATCATAACGGTGGTCTCGCGAACGCCCGCGTCGAACAGGCCCTTTGCGGCGACCGCCCCCAGCTCCCCCTCAAGGTAGCGGGGGTGGATGGACAGGCCGAGCGGCCAGGGCGAGACCTCGTGGACCGCCTTCAGGGTCTTGATCATCTCCAGAAGCAGCTCCTTGCGCTGTCCCTCCGCGCCGGGAAGCTGGTCCGGCTCCAGGTCGAGATGCAGCCCTGAAAAGGAGAAATCCCTTAACGACGAGACCAGCCTCACCAGGTCGACCCTGTGCTTGGGCAGGATCCAGTGGGGATCGCCCAAAAGCAGCTCCACGCGAAGCCCACGGGCCGACGCTCCCTTGAGAATCTCCTCCAGCCGCGCCCTTCCCTCCGGTTCTTTCAAGTAGGCGACCCCCCTGCTGGTAAAGGAGAGAAGGATCCTCCCGAAGGGCGATTCGCGCAGCTCGTCCATGATAAGCTCTCCCCTCTCCGGGAGGAGGAAGAGATCGCCGCCCCATACGTACACTGCTCTCGGGGTGCGCGAGACGGGTTTGGGGGGTACCGGCTTCATCGGCACAGGGCCGGGGACCGCCTTCGCCTGCTCAGTCTGCGCGACTATTGCGGTCTCAACTACCTCCGTGGCCACGACGGGCGACGGAGCATACACGGAGCCCTCCGGGTCCGGAATCACGGGCCACATCTCGAAGTACCTCTCCCTCTCCTCCTCGCCCGGGAGGCTTGAGTCAAGCGACAAATCCTCCGTCCGGGGCGTCGTGACCGAGGGTATCAGCCCCAGGAGCTCCGCGTGCGCCTGAAGCGCGGCCCCCTCCGCCTCGACTGCGGCCATCGCGACAAGAAGGAAATCCACGTGGCTGCGCAAAAGCTTCTCGAGCGTGTCGCCCGGCAGCGACCTGTAGCGCAAAGTGTCGGCCCTGATGATCTCCCACGCCGAGGCCAGTCTGATGTCGGAGAAGTCGATCTGCGCAAGGGCGTACCTGTACTGGGACGTGGACTCCAGGATCCTCGACAGGTAGTCGAGCCTGAAGAGCGCCTCCTCCTGCTCCGCCATCTCGGCGACCGCCAACGCCGCCTCCCTCGCGGCCCTCGCCGCCCTGCCCGCGCCCGCAGGAATGGAGAAGGTCAGGCTCGCGTACCCCTCGCTCCCGTATCTGCCCGGGTCCTCCAGGGAGCGGACGTAGCCGGCCGCCAGGTAGGATTCGTACTGCGAACCGCCGGCTCGATCGGCGATCCGCTTCTTCTCCTCCGTTATCTCCTGCAGAAGGACGAGCTCCCTATTGTCGTCATGGACATAGTCGTGGACGGATTTTCTCGAATAGACAAGGGGCGACAGGTCCGGGTGAGCCGCGAACATCTTCTCAAGCGAATACCTGCCGGTCGCCTTCCTGATGACCGACATCGCCTGCTCCTCCGCCAGGGCCGAGGCCACTGCATCCCGCCGCACCAATGCGAACCAGCTCTCCATCTCAAGCCTGTCCCCCTCCAGGAGAAAGCCGGTGCGAGTCCGCTCCTTAAGCAGCGGCATGAAGAACCCCTCGAGGCGAACAAACCGCTCCAGCAGCTCGGCCTTTCTCTGGCTCGTCCAGACGAGGATGTACGCCTTGCGCAGGGCGGTCAGATTGGTCCTCCTGAACGCGATCGACCGCTGCTCGCTCTGGAGAGTGCGGATATGAGCCTCCATCAGGCGGATTCTCTCCCCGCTCCAGGAGCCGAACAGAGGTATGGACACTCCCGCCCTCGCGCTCAACCTCGCGTACCCCTCGATGCGAGAGTCGTCCGCCCTCGATACCGGCATATTCAGCCCGCCGACCGTGGCCTCCGCGAAAAAGCGCAGCCCGCTCGAAGCCCTGTCCCTCTCCTCCAGCGCCATCTTCTCCGCCAGGTCCGCCGTGTACAGAAGCACCTCGGGCGAGTCCCCCACATCCCTTTCAAGCTCGGACAGAGTCACCGCAGCAGCGGAGGTGCTGGGCAGGCAGGCGATAAACACAAGAGCGGCAAGAAATAGCAGAATCCTTCTCATAAGACAAACCCCCAAGGGTTATTTTGACACGCAGGAACCGGTGGAAAACGCCTAACCCGTGTCCAGTTCGGCGCGCAAAGCAGTACCAAATTATCATACACTAAAAAGCCACCCGTTGGAACAGCGCGGTTTGGGGCGAGTCTGTGTCGAGATCCCTCGTCGCCTACGGCTCCTCGGGATGACAATTTCAAGTCATCCCGAGCGAATGCGAGGGATCTCGCTTCACAGTCGTCCCGAGCACTCTCGTTCCTTGCAAAACCAGCACCCGAAGCCTATAATGCAGGCACGGAGCATTCGGCCTAGAAGCGCAAGCCGCTCTTTTCGGACAGCGATTAGCCATCAAATTTGCGCC is a genomic window containing:
- a CDS encoding HlyD family efflux transporter periplasmic adaptor subunit, with product MKVSFSSAKKSQPTVDGGVEVPYGPGRRTVSKWRWYGLVLVISTPLLFLLWKVSLSLFLISAPGVVYMDKYNINAPYPATVRSAVKMPGDLVSEGELLFKVTTPQIDQREEALMAELRLAEGGTETKPALVEDADPLYLSALGRVRLNRETLRYHEGFRDTVLSLFKAGAATRAELDLAEDRVRQAQTLLAESRGAAAALRPVPPEKKDVQKPADRVAQIKAELLLLDERRDALSIRSPGDGRVLEVFAAEGESVANGTPLLVIARAERIMVKAYLDPRYLAYALPDSDVTIRFPDGTSVPGVVRTRPELAVRVPQELAGVLAGGRRTLLVTIEPVAHLEELFRVEGFPLTVRFPFSLEKSLASFSMTN
- a CDS encoding diguanylate cyclase produces the protein MNMLPTAAPEGWSGKFKVLRATLPLHLPEETDPLPDVILLSGSESGFLLRSLRASARAALLPVFLEEPADSAANEASDGSGLSVARMEELSEDIHSSLRDIDLAAMASSLDLRMLGYLHSRPWKRLLPVISPLTPDVYSWPLPDALSGGLLESEGWIDGLLERGLLREGDLIERVRFCPRCDGGHLNYVDICPFCRSMDIIQEPFIHCFTCGRVGPQDMFFKGGELQCPFCGARLRHIGSDYDRPMENYTCNDCSKSFAEPDVSARCLLCGNWSMTDELVPRNFRMYSLSDKGVLAARTGAIEDVYALLDTLNYMKPQPFMHILDWMLRLASRPPVEPFCVVMISFPNFESFMRQKGGRTGMEVLGTVTKRLRDMIRTTDVSTRTEQGDLLLLLPKTPLDGGHVLAERIKALADLTVQPDGSRMELDLKLTGIPEEFNRDEGARLLVARLRGESPS